The genomic DNA ATCAAACAACCTTTCTTAACAAAAGCATATATTTGTTTTTAGAATTTTAAATAATATGATATCATTATTATATATTAATATTGAATTTATAGAAACCAAAATTTGTTAAAATAAATATATAGATTTTACTGTTAAGCCAGTTAAAATTACTACTATTTTTATTATGAAATTGGATCAAATATGTAGAAATACGGCAAATTAGTTAATATTAAATATTTATTATTTCCAAGTTGTAAAGACTGTTTTTTTAATGATAAAAATTCTAATCTTTTTTGAAAGAAAGTAATATCCACATTAAGTATGTCTGCCATTTCATAAACGCAAGTGATGCCAGAGTTAATTATGTTTATTATATCTTCTTCAGTAATTAAGAACTCACAAGCCCATTTTAAGGCTTTATTTTCGCACTTATCTATAATAATTTTTGTATAATAATCGTTATAAGAGGATACATAGTATCCAAGGCTAGTGAAATGATGTCCAAGTTCTTCAGCTAAGATGGATGTCAATTTTTTTGAGTTTTGTTTTAAATTACTGAGTAATGATATAATTTTAATACCATGTTTGTTTATATATAGTCCTTCTAAATCACCTGCAATATAAGTGGTATAATGAATTATTATCTCTTCTTGAGAAGCTAATTCAAAAAGCTTATCCAAATTATTCATAAAAATCCCCCTAAAATAGAATGTATGTTTGCCTTTAAATTATATTAAAAGAGCAGAAAAATAGACTGCTCATCATATGGTTTATTTTTTTTTATATTTATTTAGTAAAAATTCTATATAATCATTAAGTTGTTCTTGTGCTTCTTCAGGTAACTCTTCATGTGGATTTTTTCTATGTGCAGCTACTGTATCAATATTTTCCTTAACTAAGGTTCTTCCAAGAAGGTAATCAACTGATACATTAAATACATCAGCCAATTTATTTAAAATGTGTTCATCAGGAAATCTGTTTTCTGTTTCATAGTAGCCTAAGACTCTTTGGGAAACGCCTACTTTTTCTCCAAGTTCTCTTTGAGTCAATCCAAATTCCTTTCTAAGTTCTCTTAATCTTTTGGCAAACATTATAACACCACCTTATGTATAGATTATAACAAATTGTTCTAAAAAATAAAACTAATAAAATATAAAAGAATATTTTTTTCTAAAATCTATTGATAAAGAACAAATAATTCTATATAATCTAAGTGAAGAAGAACAAAATATTCTTAATAGTAATGGAGGTATAAAACAATGTTTAAAAATAACTTGAAATATTATAGAAAATGCAAAGGTATGACACAAATTCAACTTGCCAGAAAGGCTGGAATTACAAATGATTATATATCTCAAATAGAAAGAGGCATAAAAAATCCTGGACTTCTTATGGCTAAGAAGATTTCCAGTATTTTAGAACAAAATATAGAAGAAGTTTTTTTTATACAGTTATAGAACAATATGTTCTTGAAAGCTATGAGATTAGTAAAAAACTGTGCACTAAAGAGATTATTGTAAATTTGAGGCTAATAATAAGTATATAAAAAAGGGGAAGTACTATGGAAAACAAAAAAGATATATTATTTAAAGAAACAGATAAAAGATTACATAATTATAAGTATTTGGATATAAAGATAAAGAATATTAACTTGGACATAAAAAGATGTGAGAATGAATACTCTGGATGTGGAGCAATGGTATATACAGAAAAGACTAGTAACACATATAACATAAGCTCTTCTGTGGAAAATGAGGTGTTAAAAAGAGAGGAAAGATTAAGAAAATTAAAAATGGAAAAAGAAGATATAGAAATAGAAAAAGAGAAGATAGAAAATGCTCTAACGTGTCTAAATGATATAGAAATGGAATTTTTTAATCTTTTTTATAATAGTAAGACAAAAAACAATATGACATATATTTCTATGAAACTACACTTAGATAGAACATCTTGCTACAATTTAAAGAAAAAGATGATATTTAAATTGAGTGAGATATTATAAAAAATAGGACAATTTTACAACACTTTATATACACCATTGCAACAATAGGCAATAAAATATGTGAGATAATGTTATTGTGAAAGAAATCCATATTGAAGGAGGTGATAGATTGAAAAGAATAATATTACCTAAAAATATAGAAGATACTTGACAGGAATAAATGAGATATATATTTAAAAATGACTTATATCATTTATAGTAAGATTATCAGATTAAGCAAGAATATTTAGTGATAGTGTGGTGATTATTTGCTTAAATACAAGGAAATATTAGAAACAATTATTGAGATTCTCAAAAAAAACTTTACTGAAAGTATTTTTATTGATGATGAAAGTGTGCAAGGCTCTGAAGGGTCTTGTTTTTTTGTAAGTATACTATCAGTTATTTGTACACCTGTAATGTTAAATACGAATAACAAAGATATTGTTATCTCTATAAAATACTTACCAAAACCACAGTCAAAGAGTATTAGAATGTATGAAGTTTCAGATGAATTAAATAAGCTATTTAACAGAAATATAAAGGTAACAGACAGAAAATTAAATATAACAAAGCTAGAACAAAGTATTAAAAAAGAAGAGTCAATTTATGTATTGAACTTTACACTTACACTAAACTATCTGGATAGTGTATATGAAGAAGATGTAGTATATGAAAATATGGAAGAAATCAATTTAAATTTAGGAGAGTGATAGTATGGCTATAGGATTACCAAGTATCAACATATCATTTAAGGAGCTAGCTACAACTGTTAAAGAACGTTCAGCTAGAGGAATAATTGCAATGGTGCTTAAAGATGCTAAGGCACTAGGTCTTAATGAAATACATGAAAAAGAGGATATACCAGTTGATTTATCTGCTGAAAATAAAGAATATATAAATTTAGCCTTGATGGGAAATGTTAACACTCCAAATAAATTATTAGTTTATGTAATAGAAGGAGAAGCAGATATTCAAACTGCATTAGATTTTTTAGAGACTAAGGAATTTAATTATCTATGTATGCCAAAAGCAGTAGAAGCTGATAAGACTGCTATAAAAAATTGGATAATTAAACTTAGAGATATAGATAAGGTTAAGGTTAAAGCTGTATTAGGAAAAGTTGTAGGAAATCATGAAGGGATAATTAATTTTACTACAGAAGATGTGTTAGTTGGAGAAAAGAAATACAGTGTTGATGAGTTTACAAGTAGGGTGGCTGGACTTATAGCAGGTACACCTTTAAGTCAATCAGTAACTTATACTAAACTTAGTGATGTAGTCGATATACCTAAGATGACGAAAGTTGATGCAGAATCAAAGGTTAATAAAGGAGAGCTTATACTTATTAAAGAAGCAGGAGCTATAAGAATTGCTAGAGGAGTAAATTCTTTAACTGAATTAACAGCAGAAAAAGGAGAAATGTTCCAGAAAATAAAAATAGTTGACACTTTAGATATTATAAATAATGACATTAAGAAAGTAATAATAGATGACTATATAGGTAGAGTTCCTAATAGTTATGATAATAAATGCATACTAATAGTGGCAATAAAGGAATACTTAGAAGAATTAGAAAAGGAAGAATTAATAGAAGTTGGTTCACTTGTAGATATAGACATAGAAGCCCAAAAACAGTATTTGAAATCTAAAAATATAGATATATCTAATATGAAAGAACAAGAAATAAGAGAAGCAAATACAGGTTCAAAAGTATTCTTAAAAGCAAAAATAAAGATGTTAGATGCTATGGAAGATATAGATTTATCAATAGAGATATAGGAGGATTATTAATATGGCAAATATGGAAGCTAGAAATGTAATGAGTGGTACTTGGGGAGAACTTTGGCTTGATGGAGATAAAGTAGCAGAAGTAAAGAAGTTTCAAGCAAAGATGGAATTTACAAAAGAGGATATTATAATAGCAGGTCAAATGGGTACTGATACAAAGTATATGGGATATAAAGGAAAAGGTTCAATAACTCTATACCATGTTAGTTCAAGAATGCACAAGTTAATTGGAGAAAAGATAAAGAGAGGTTCTGAACCTAGATTTGTTGCTATATCTAAATTAAATGACCCAGATTCTTATGGAGCAGAAAGAATAGCAGTAAAAAATATAGCATTTGATGATTTAACTTTAGCTGATTGGGAGGTTGGAGTAAAGGGAGAGATAGAAGCTCCTTTCACATTTACTGAGTATGATTTTCTTGACATAATTTAGTTTTATATTTGGTTTTATACTGATATTTAGTAGATATATACTTAATAAATTCAGGTAGTTAATAAGTAAAAAAGTTAGTTGATTGAATTTGATTGATAAAGGAGCAAATAATAATGAATGAAAATGGATTATCAAAAAATATAAACATAGTAGATTTACTTTTAAATGCAGATACAGAAAACTTAGAAAGACCAAGTACTATAGTTGAACTTAAGAGATTATCAACTATATTTGGGCAGGAATTTAAAGTAATGTGTAGAGCTTTAACAATAAGTAAAGATGAAGAGATACAAAATACTTGTCTTAAAATTGATGAAAATATGAAAACGGATATAGACTTACCAGAGATGCAGATGCTTACAATTATAGAAGGTGTTTGTGATTTGGATGGAAAGCTTTTATTTAAAAATAAGGAGCTAATGGATAAATTTAAGGCTCCAACACCAAAAGAATTGGCAAGAAAACTATTATTACCAGGTGAAATTACTAACTTATATAGAATCCTTCAAGATGTGATGGGTTATGGTAAAAATGCAGTAATAGAAGAGGTAAAAAACTAATAGGGACGGATACCAAGACTACGATAATGTACTATTATTGGAAGAAAAAAGGTATAAGACCGTCCCTTTTTTATACAATGGATAAAGGCGAATTAAAGCTTATTGAAGCTTTTTTCGCCTTAGAAATTGAAGAAGAAGTTGAAAAAATGAAGCATGGATATGGAGTTTGTCCTTTGACAGGAGGTGGTATATAGTGGGAAATGTAAGAGAAGAAGGTATAAATATGTATATTACAGATAATTACACTCCAAAGATGAATCAAATTATATCAGTAACGGAAGCCCTTAAAAGAGTTACTGTATCTGTTTCTCCTTCAGTAAATACAATGGCTAATAGTATTAAGAGTTCTATGGCTAGTGCAAGTAGTAGTATAAATAGTATAAATTCTTCAATAAAAAAAATGACTAGTAGTATAAAAAGTTTAAGTAATTCTATAGAAAAAATGAATGGAAGTATGAATAATTCAGGTTCATCAAATAAAGATTTTAGTGAAGGCTTAGAAACTCTTGGAAGAAGTGCAGAAAATGCTAGAAGTAAGTTAGTTAGATTATCACAAGTAGCAAATAGTAAAAAAGGAAGAGATACACATAAAAATGTAAAAGCAAAAAATAATGAATCTAAAAATAATAAAAGCGATAAACCTGAAAAAATAAAAACTGTACAAGATATTGTTAAGCGAGTTAAAACTCAGACAGTAGATACTTCTAAAAAAATAGTTACTGGTAAATTACCTGAACTTAAAAATAAAGTTTTTAATAGCAATTTAGTAATGGGTGTTAAAGGAAATAATATTGTTCAAAACACTTTAAATATATTAAATAAAATTAAAAATAGTAAATGGATTAGTTCTATTTCAGTTAAAGATTTAGCTAAAAATGTTTTAATAGGAACACTATCAAAATTAAAACAATTTGCTGGAAGAATGTGGACTGGAGCTATTTCAATAAAAGATAAAGCTAGTAGTATACTAGGAGGAATAAAAGATAAAATATCTGATATTACTAATGGATTTTCAATAGGAGGAGCTGTAAAAAAAGGTGTAGATTTAGTAGGAAAAGGTCAAAATCAAAAAGCTGTTTTAACTAATGTTGTTCAAAGAACTACAGGAGTTAAGGATAAGATTGAAGCTAAATCTGAAGCTAATAATTATTATAATGATGTAATAAAAGATATAGCACTAAAAAGCCCTTTTGATCCTAGTGAAGTTATTTCAATGAGTACTAAGGCAATGACGATTAGTGGAGGTAAGATTGATAAATCGAAAGATATAACTCAGGCTATGGTAAATGTCAGAGCTTTAAATATGGAAACTAGTAGTGATCAAGATGTATCAGCAGCTTTTGTAAGTGCATCAAAAGGTAATATGGATGCTCTTAATACTTTAGTTGGAGAAAATTATAAAACACTTGATGATGCACTTGAGGGGATAAAAGAGAAGCAAAATGGATTAGCTAATGAAATGGCTGGTACCATTCCAGGCTTATTATCTAGTGCATCCACGTATATTGATATGGGGTTAAACAGTATGATTGAACCTTTTGACAGCATATTAGAAGGTGGATTAAAAAAAATAAATTCATTTTTGGAAAAAGTGCCAAGCGGAATAGGTGGTTTTTCTCAAAAAGTTGCAGATGTAATGAATGGGAAAAAAATTGCTGAAAATAAACAAAATCCAATTGAAACTCAGGTAGCTACAGCATTAGGACATGTACCACAATCAATAGGTAATACAAGTCAGATGCTTGTTCAAAATATTGATTTTACTGCATTAACAAATTCATTACTTCCTGTAGTAAATCTAGTTAATGTATTATTAGATAGTATAAATAACAAATCACCAGTAGCACAAGGTATAATAAGTATATTTGGGACTGTAGTAACAACAGTTTTTCAACTGATTGGACCTGTTGTAGAAGCTGTTAGTCCAATTATTATGAGAATTTTTACCTTTTTGGGAGAATACGCACCTCAAATAAACAATTTTATAGAGACACTGGGTGTTATTTGGAAAACTGTATGGGAGACCTTAGGACCTCTGTTGGAAACTGGATGGAAAATTATAGAGCCAATATTGGGAGCTTTTTTTAACATATTAGATAAAGTATGTAAAATAGTTAAAGATATATGCAAATGGTGGCAAACTATGATTAATAAGATAAAAAATGGAAGCATCACAGGAACAGTTTTAAATCTAGTGGAAAAGAGTAAAAAAAATTACAAAGATAATCCATATGCTGGAACAAAGGCTGGTGATTCTGGTAAAGCTTATTCAAGTAAGAAAGGTAATAATGCATTTGGATTGAACTATGTTCCTTATAATGACTATCAAACCAGACTTCATGAAGGTGAAATGGTTTTAACTAAACAAGAAGCAAATCAATATAGAAGCAGAAAAAATGGTGGAAATATAAACATAGCTAAGTTAGCTGATACAATAGTGATTAGAGAAGAAGCTGATATAGAAAAGATAACATCAAAATTAGTTGCAAGTATCCAAGTGGCACAGTTAGGGGGTGTCTTATAATGGAAATGTGGCTTAGACAAGCTGAAGATAGATTTAGATTTCCAGTTATACCACCATCAATAAGTATAAATGGAAAATCAACTATAAATTCATCAAATATACTTAAAGTT from Clostridioides difficile ATCC 9689 = DSM 1296 includes the following:
- a CDS encoding ImmA/IrrE family metallo-endopeptidase, with the protein product MNNLDKLFELASQEEIIIHYTTYIAGDLEGLYINKHGIKIISLLSNLKQNSKKLTSILAEELGHHFTSLGYYVSSYNDYYTKIIIDKCENKALKWACEFLITEEDIINIINSGITCVYEMADILNVDITFFQKRLEFLSLKKQSLQLGNNKYLILTNLPYFYIFDPIS
- a CDS encoding XRE family transcriptional regulator; amino-acid sequence: MFAKRLRELRKEFGLTQRELGEKVGVSQRVLGYYETENRFPDEHILNKLADVFNVSVDYLLGRTLVKENIDTVAAHRKNPHEELPEEAQEQLNDYIEFLLNKYKKK
- a CDS encoding helix-turn-helix transcriptional regulator translates to MFKNNLKYYRKCKGMTQIQLARKAGITNDYISQIERGIKNPGLLMAKKISSILEQNIEEVFFIQL
- a CDS encoding phage tail terminator family protein, which translates into the protein MLKYKEILETIIEILKKNFTESIFIDDESVQGSEGSCFFVSILSVICTPVMLNTNNKDIVISIKYLPKPQSKSIRMYEVSDELNKLFNRNIKVTDRKLNITKLEQSIKKEESIYVLNFTLTLNYLDSVYEEDVVYENMEEINLNLGE
- a CDS encoding phage tail sheath subtilisin-like domain-containing protein, with amino-acid sequence MAIGLPSINISFKELATTVKERSARGIIAMVLKDAKALGLNEIHEKEDIPVDLSAENKEYINLALMGNVNTPNKLLVYVIEGEADIQTALDFLETKEFNYLCMPKAVEADKTAIKNWIIKLRDIDKVKVKAVLGKVVGNHEGIINFTTEDVLVGEKKYSVDEFTSRVAGLIAGTPLSQSVTYTKLSDVVDIPKMTKVDAESKVNKGELILIKEAGAIRIARGVNSLTELTAEKGEMFQKIKIVDTLDIINNDIKKVIIDDYIGRVPNSYDNKCILIVAIKEYLEELEKEELIEVGSLVDIDIEAQKQYLKSKNIDISNMKEQEIREANTGSKVFLKAKIKMLDAMEDIDLSIEI
- a CDS encoding phage tail tube protein, yielding MANMEARNVMSGTWGELWLDGDKVAEVKKFQAKMEFTKEDIIIAGQMGTDTKYMGYKGKGSITLYHVSSRMHKLIGEKIKRGSEPRFVAISKLNDPDSYGAERIAVKNIAFDDLTLADWEVGVKGEIEAPFTFTEYDFLDII
- a CDS encoding phage tail assembly chaperone, translating into MNENGLSKNINIVDLLLNADTENLERPSTIVELKRLSTIFGQEFKVMCRALTISKDEEIQNTCLKIDENMKTDIDLPEMQMLTIIEGVCDLDGKLLFKNKELMDKFKAPTPKELARKLLLPGEITNLYRILQDVMGYGKNAVIEEVKN